ATCGCAACAACCGCAAGCTTAGGGTTTTGGCAAGTTAACTTCTCAGATTATCAACTGGAACAAAATGCTCAACCACAATTTGCTGTAATTTCTGATGCTGTACAGATGCCTGTTTTAACTGCAGCAACTTAAAACTAAATCAATGAAAAACGGCAATCTCAATGATTGCCGTTTTGTTTATTTCAATTTCAGCTTAATTCAAACGATATGCAATCACATAATCACCATGATCAGGCGACTGACGTGCACCGCCCGCAGTAATCAGCACGTACTGTTTACCGTTTTTCGGAGATACATAGCTGATTGGTGTGCCTTGGCTACCTACAGGTAAACGCGCTTTCCACAACTCCTTACCCGAGGATGAATCCAATGCACGCAAGTAATAATCCTGAGTTGCAGCAAAGAATACTACCCCACCTTGAGTTGCCATTGGTCCACCAATGGTTGGCATTCCAATCGGTGCTTTAAGCCCCATTTTAATGCCCATCGGGCCCGTATCTTGCACGGTTCCCATTGGAACCTGCCATGCAATTTGACGGGTTTTCATATCAATTGCGGTCATGGTGCCATACGGTGGTTTTTGGCATGGAATATTCAACTTCGACCAGAAACGATCTTTGTTGACTTTATAAGGTGTACCTTTCATCGGTACTGCACCCATACCTGTATTGACTTTCTCTCCGCCATTGGCTTGAACAGCCAAGTCTTCTGGCGTTTGCTCAATCAACTGAATCCAAAGTCCTAAACGCATATCATTGACGAACATATACTGATGACTTGGATCAAAGGCAATGCTGCCCCAGTTCATGCCGCCCAACGAACCTGGGAAGCTCAAAGATTTATCGGTGCCTGGTGCAGTAAATAAGCCTTCATAACGCATCGATTTAAAGTTAATTCGGCACATCAACTGGTCAAATGGCGTTGCGCCCCACATATCCGATTCGGTTAAGGTTTGATTGCCAATCTGAGGCATTTCCACCGAACGAGGTTGAGTTGGGCTGTATTGCTCACCGTTGATATCAGCAGGTTTCACTGGCTGTTCAATCACTTTAGTGAGTGGTTGACCCGTTACACGATCCAGTACAAAGAACTGGCCTGATTTGGTGCCAATCACCACAGCAGGTTTATTGCTGCCATCTTGCATTGGGAAATCCACCAAGCTTGGTTGCATTGGCAAATCAAAATCCCAAAGGTCATTATGAACGGTCTGATAGACCCACTTTTCCTTACCTGTGGTTGCATCTAAAGCCAGAATAGAAGAATTATATTTATGGTCTAAAGGTTGACGATTACCGCCCCAGACATCAACAGATGAGCTACCCATTGGCAAGAATACTGTGTTCATTTGCGGATCATAAGACATGGCTGCCCAAGAGTTGGCAGAACTGCGCTTATAGGTTTCGCCTTCTTGTAACACATGGTTTGGATCTGGATTACGTGGATCAAAGGCCCAACGCAATTCACCTGTAATGACATCGTATGCACGAATCACTCCACCCGGCATATCGGCAGCAAAGTTATCCGCGATACGACTACCCACCACAATTACAGTTCCCGCAATAGTTGGCGCAGATGTCACCTCAAAACGTGGCGCAGTGGTGCCCTCACCTAGACCTTTCAGAAGATCTACTGTTCCTTCTACACCAAAATCTTTACAACGTTCGCCCGTATCTGCATTGACTGCGATTAAGCGACCATCTGGTGTATTGGTATAAACACGACGCAGACATGAGCTATTGTTTGCCACCACTTTTACAGGTGTCGCTCCCGCTAGAGTCGGCTGAACCAAGGCTTGGGTAGAATCAAAATAAGCAACCCCTCGACAACGCTCCCATGCATCCGACTTCGAGTTGACTTCGGCTTTCCAGAGTTGTTTACCTGAGTCTGCTTCCAAAGCAAAAATGTTGTTATGCGGGGTACATAGGTAAATCTT
This genomic stretch from Acinetobacter sp. C32I harbors:
- a CDS encoding glucose/quinate/shikimate family membrane-bound PQQ-dependent dehydrogenase, with the translated sequence MSESSSSHTILKIWCFILALVLLLTGLFFTVGGFQLATLGGSWYFLISGVFTLISAVFIFKKKALGVWLFSLVFAGTIIWSLIDAGWEFWPLFSRLMFPAGLFAALMFTLPAIRRYQFQPSADLPAYGLGILTVIGMVIGFYQMFQPHPTVAASGQALPLVPVKTDMKQSNWQHYGQDAGGSRFAALDQITRDNVHQLKEVWRFRTGDFTTGSGNGAEDQMTPLQVGNKIYLCTPHNNIFALEADSGKQLWKAEVNSKSDAWERCRGVAYFDSTQALVQPTLAGATPVKVVANNSSCLRRVYTNTPDGRLIAVNADTGERCKDFGVEGTVDLLKGLGEGTTAPRFEVTSAPTIAGTVIVVGSRIADNFAADMPGGVIRAYDVITGELRWAFDPRNPDPNHVLQEGETYKRSSANSWAAMSYDPQMNTVFLPMGSSSVDVWGGNRQPLDHKYNSSILALDATTGKEKWVYQTVHNDLWDFDLPMQPSLVDFPMQDGSNKPAVVIGTKSGQFFVLDRVTGQPLTKVIEQPVKPADINGEQYSPTQPRSVEMPQIGNQTLTESDMWGATPFDQLMCRINFKSMRYEGLFTAPGTDKSLSFPGSLGGMNWGSIAFDPSHQYMFVNDMRLGLWIQLIEQTPEDLAVQANGGEKVNTGMGAVPMKGTPYKVNKDRFWSKLNIPCQKPPYGTMTAIDMKTRQIAWQVPMGTVQDTGPMGIKMGLKAPIGMPTIGGPMATQGGVVFFAATQDYYLRALDSSSGKELWKARLPVGSQGTPISYVSPKNGKQYVLITAGGARQSPDHGDYVIAYRLN